One part of the Equus asinus isolate D_3611 breed Donkey chromosome 6, EquAss-T2T_v2, whole genome shotgun sequence genome encodes these proteins:
- the POLE4 gene encoding DNA polymerase epsilon subunit 4, translating into MAAAAAGSGTPREEEGPGGEAVAPPPQAPTGAPGARLSRLPLARVKALVKADPDVTLAGQEAIFILARAAELFVETIAKDAYCCAQQGKRKTLQRRDLDNAIEAVDEFAFLEGTLD; encoded by the exons atggcggcggcggcggctggaaGCGGAACGCCccgggaggaggaggggcccGGTGGGGAGGCAGTGGCCCCTCCGCCCCAAGCCCCGACGGGTGCGCCCGGGGCTCGTCTCTCGAGGCTGCCTCTGGCGCGAGTGAAGGCCTTGGTGAAGGCGGACCCCGACGTGACGCTCGCGGGACAGGAAGCCATCTTCATTCTGGCACGAGCTGCG GAACTGTTTGTGGAGACCATTGCAAAAGATGCCTACTGCTGTGCCCAACAAGGGAAGAGGAAAACCCTGCAGAGGAGAGATTTGG ATAATGCAATAGAAGCTGTGGATGAATTTGCTTTTCTGGAAG GTACTTTGGATTGA